Proteins co-encoded in one Brassica rapa cultivar Chiifu-401-42 chromosome A02, CAAS_Brap_v3.01, whole genome shotgun sequence genomic window:
- the LOC103854187 gene encoding cytochrome P450 81D11 produces METFYFIPSLFFLVLSLKLLFGARRRKLNLPPSPTRPFPVIGHLHLLKLPLHRTFLSLPKSLDGASIFSLRLGTRLVFVVSSHSVAEECFTKNDIVLANRPEFIFGKYIGYNSSTMVSAAYGDSWRNLRRVGTIEIFSSFRLNSFLSIREDEIRRLIFSLSNNSQQEYAKVEMRTLFMNLTINNILRMVAGKRFYGDETEDDDEARHVRQLIADVAVSSGAGNVADYFPILRLITSYEKQVKKLAGRIDEFLQSLVDEKRAEKVKGNTMIDHLLSLQETQPDYYTDVIIKGIILVMIIAGTNTSGGTLEWAMANLLNHPEVLERARTEIEEQIGSDRLIEEQDIVKLPYLQNITSETLRLYPVVPMLLPHMASEDCIVAGYDVPRGTMVMVNAWAIHRDPNMWEEPEKFKPERFEKEGEDKKMLSFGMGRRACPGSGLAQRLVTLALGSLVQCFDWERDGEKYVDLTEAEKGTIMRKAEPLKAMCRARPIVHKILDASCS; encoded by the exons ATGGAAACTTTCTACTTCATCccatctctcttcttcctcgtcctctCTTTGAAACTTTTGTTCGGAGCACGACGGCGTAAACTAAACCTACCGCCGAGTCCAACTCGTCCATTTCCGGTCATCGGACATCTCCACCTCCTAAAGCTGCCGCTACACCGTACGTTTCTCTCTCTCCCCAAATCTCTAGACGGTGCCTCCATTTTCTCCCTTCGCCTAGGCACACGTCTCGTTTTCGTTGTCTCTTCTCACTCCGTCGCGGAGGAATGTTTCACCaaaaacgacatcgttttaGCTAACCGGCCGGAGTTTATCTTCGGAAAGTATATCGGATACAATTCAAGCACCATGGTCAGTGCGGCTTATGGTGACAGCTGGCGGAACCTCCGTCGTGTTGGCACCATTGAGATCTTCTCGTCTTTTAGACTCAATAGCTTCTTATCCATCCGTGAGGACGAGATCCGACGGCTGATATTCTCTCTATCCAACAACTCTCAACAA GAATATGCAAAGGTGGAGATGAGAACATTGTTTATGAACTTGACTATAAACAACATCCTTAGGATGGTGGCCGGAAAGAGATTTTACGGTGATGAAACAGAGGACGATGATGAGGCAAGACACGTGAGGCAGTTGATCGCCGATGTGGCTGTTAGCAGCGGCGCTGGAAACGTGGCAGACTATTTCCCGATCCTTCGTTTGATAACGAGTTACGAGAAACAAGTGAAAAAGCTAGCGGGTCGAATTGACGAGTTCTTACAGAGTCTAGTGGACGAGAAACGTGCGGAGAAAGTAAAGGGTAACACTATGATCGATCACTTGCTTTCTCTCCAAGAAACTCAGCCTGATTATTACACGGATGTTATCATCAAAGGAATCATACTT GTTATGATAATTGCTGGGACTAATACATCAGGAGGAACTTTAGAATGGGCGATGGCTAACTTGTTGAACCATCCAGAAGTATTGGAAAGGGCAAGGACCGAGATCGAGGAGCAAATCGGTTCAGACCGGTTAATAGAGGAACAAGACATTGTGAAACTTCCTTATCTACAGAACATTACGTCAGAGACATTACGGCTATATCCTGTGGTTCCAATGCTTCTCCCTCACATGGCGTCAGAAGACTGCATCGTGGCAGGGTACGACGTCCCACGTGGCACGATGGTAATGGTGAACGCATGGGCCATTCATAGAGACCCAAACATGTGGGAAGAGCCGGAGAAGTTCAAGCCAGAGAGGTTTGAGAAAGAAGGTGAGGATAAGAAGATGTTGTCTTTTGGGATGGGAAGACGAGCTTGTCCTGGTTCAGGGCTAGCTCAGAGGCTTGTGACTTTGGCTCTGGGTTCGTTGGTTCAATGTTTCGATTGGGAGAGAGATGGAGAAAAATATGTGGACTTGACAGAAGCTGAGAAAGGAACTATCATGCGCAAAGCTGAACCGTTGAAAGCTATGTGTAGAGCTCGTCCTATTGTCCACAAGATTTTAGATGCTTCTTGTTCATAA
- the LOC103854185 gene encoding cytochrome P450 81D11 isoform X2 produces the protein MGLTINNIIRMLAGKRYYGDGTEDDDESKHVRDLIAEVIAAGGAGNAADYFPILCWLTDYEKRVKKLGGRVDEFLQSLVDEKRAEKVKGSTMIDRLLSLQETQPEYYTDVIIKGIIEVMILAGTDTSAATLEWAMSNLLNHPEVLKKAKTEIDEQIGLDRLIEEQDIVKLPYLQSIVAETLRLYPVVPMLLPHMASKDCMVAGYDVPRKTILLVNVWAIHRDPKMWEEPEKFKPERFEKEGEDKKLMSFGMGRRACPGLGLGQRLVTLALGSLVQCFEWERTGEEYVDMTEAAKGITMHKSTSLEAMCRTRPIVDKILDASNSCP, from the exons ATGGGTTTGACGATCAACAACATCATTAGAATGTTGGCCGGAAAGAGATATTACGGCGATGGAACAGAGGACGACGATGAGTCAAAACACGTTAGGGACTTGATCGCCGAGGTGATTGCTGCCGGCGGTGCGGGGAACGCTGCTGACTATTTCCCGATCCTTTGTTGGTTAACAGATTATGAGAAACGGGTCAAGAAGTTAGGCGGTCGGGTTGACGAGTTTTTGCAAAGTCTAGTGGATGAGAAACGTGCAGAGAAAGTAAAGGGTAGCACCATGATCGATCGCTTGCTTTCTCTCCAAGAAACTCAGCCTGAGTACTATACCGATGTCATCATCAAAGGAATCATAGAA GTTATGATACTTGCCGGGACTGATACATCAGCAGCAACGTTAGAATGGGCGATGTCGAACTTGTTGAACCATCCAGAAGTATTGAAAAAGGCAAAGACCGAAATCGACGAGCAAATCGGTTTAGACCGGTTAATAGAGGAACAAGACATTGTAAAACTTCCTTATCTCCAGAGCATAGTGGCAGAGACATTACGACTTTATCCTGTGGTTCCAATGCTTCTCCCTCATATGGCGTCAAAAGATTGCATGGTAGCAGGCTATGATGTCCCACGTAAAACAATCTTATTGGTGAACGTATGGGCCATACATAGAGACCCAAAGATGTGGGAAGAGCCGGAGAAGTTCAAGCCAGAGAGGTTTGAGAAGGAAGGGGAGGATAAGAAGTTAATGTCATTTGGGATGGGACGACGAGCTTGTCCTGGATTAGGGCTAGGTCAGCGGCTAGTAACGTTGGCTTTGGGTTCGTTGGTCCAGTGTTTCGAGTGGGAGAGAACCGGAGAAGAATATGTGGACATGACAGAAGCTGCGAAAGGAATCACAATGCATAAGTCTACGTCGTTGGAAGCTATGTGTAGAACTCGCCCCATTGTGGATAAGATTTTAGATGCTTCTAATTCTTGTCCATAA